Proteins co-encoded in one Daphnia carinata strain CSIRO-1 chromosome 3, CSIRO_AGI_Dcar_HiC_V3, whole genome shotgun sequence genomic window:
- the LOC130692889 gene encoding DDB1- and CUL4-associated factor 8-like isoform X1, which produces MDDSRQHLTESESSSTESDSHLESIRIMDFEDSQDSTSTNQSTSNTTVDSHRQNPELEVDSDGTPSIGSSGNMDDETFCGVGKHKPKHKWHALKAFTQRGLGISSHKTMDTVFNAHCYGSLRFVQRLELASKMDCHNGCVNALHFNSSGTRLASGSDDLSIIIWDWSRAEPVLNYDSGHRGNVFQAKFLPLCGDTHIVSCARDGHIRLAELSPSGSFHSTRRLGLHRGPAHKLAILPDTPHVFLTAGEDGVVFEVDVRQSKPNKLLTVKHSERKIALYSISGHPIDTNEFCVGGRDQFVRVYDRRYVSTDAESSPVSKSCPRHLVDSSVRAHVTSAVYNFNGSELLASYNDEDIYSFSSKSVEGADALHRYSGHRNNATVKGVNYYGPRSEFVISGSDCGNIFFWDSSTEAIVQCIPGDENGVVNCLEPHPSIPVLATSGLDDDVKIWTPKCFDEPQLWELKKTVKTNQQEREEERRREPDTISGELLWVLWRHVRRTERRRRQQQQQQQQQQQQQQQQQHQRTPSQERNDENVSSSSDESDVSESDEGPRGVQCAPS; this is translated from the exons ATGGACGATTCGAGGCAACATCTCACTGAATCGGAATCGTCTTCTACGGAATCGGACAGTCACCTGGAATCAATTAGAATCATGGATTTTGAGGACAGTCAAGATTCGACTTCTACAAACCAATCAACATCAAATACAACAGTTGATTCCCACAGACAAAATCCTGAACTGGAAGTTGATAGTG atGGAACACCTTCTATTGGAAGCAGTGGGAACATGGATGATGAAACTTTCTGTGGAGTAGGAAAGCATAAACCAAAACATAAGTGGCATGCGCTCAAAGCTTTTACTCAACG GGGCCTTGGGATTTCTAGTCATAAGACCATGGACACTGTGTTTAATGCACACTGCTATGGATCTCTGCGGTTTGTCCAACGTTTAGAACTAGCTTCAAAAATGGATTGTCATAATGGGTGTGTGAATGCTCTTCACTTTAACTCAAGTGGTACAAGACTTGCTAGCGGATCAGATGACCTTAGCATCATTATCTG GGACTGGAGCCGAGCAGAACCGGTCCTGAATTATGACAGTGGACATCGAGGAAACGTGTTCCAG GcaaaatttttaccgttatGCGGCGACACTCACATCGTTTCTTGTGCTCGAGACGGACATATAAGACTTGCAGAGTTGTCACCAAGCGGATCGTTTCATTCCACACGCAGGCTAGGCTTGCATCGCGGTCCCGCCCATAAATTAGCCATCCTTCCAGATACCCCTCACGTATTTTTAACGGCAGGAGAAGATGGAGTCGTTTTTGAAGTAGATGTCCGGCAAAGCAAACCTAAcaa GTTACTTACAGTAAAACATAGCGAACGCAAAATAGCGCTCTACAGCATATCCGGCCATCCAATCGATACAAATGAATTCTGCGTTGGTGGCCGAGACCAATTTGTTCGTGTCTATGACAGACGTTACGTATCCACGGATGCTGAATCATCCCCGGTTAGCAAATCATGTCCTCGGCATTTG GTCGATTCCTCAGTTCGCGCACATGTAACCAGCGCGGTTTACAACTTTAATGGGTCCGAGCTCTTAGCTAGCTACAATGATGAAGAC ATATATTCCTTTTCGTCGAAATCTGTTGAAGGAGCAGATGCACTTCATCGTTACAGT gGACATAGGAACAATGCAACTGTTAAGGGAGTGAACTATTATGGACCTAGGAGTGAATTTGTCATATCAGGTTCAG ATTGtggaaatattttcttctggGACAGTTCTACAGAAGCGATCGTCCAGTGTATCCCCGGCGATGAAAATGGAGTG GTCAATTGCTTAGAGCCACACCCAAGCATTCCCGTCCTAGCAACAAGCGGGTTGGACGACGATGTGAAAATTTGGACTCCAAAGTGTTTCGATGAACCCCAATTATGGGAACTCAAAAAG ACGgtaaaaacaaaccaacaagaaagagaagaggaacGACGCCGTGAGCCAGACACTATTTCGGGCGAACTTCTTTGGGTACTGTGGCGTCATGTTCGTAGAACCGAGAGGAGAAGACGG cagcagcagcagcagcaacagcaacaacagcagcagcagcagcagcagcagcatcaacGTACACCAAGTCAGGAGAGGAATGATGAAAATGTGTCGTCCAGTAGTGATGAATCCGACGTATCGGAAAGTGATGAAGGTCCGCGAGGAGTCCAATGTGCACCGTCATGa
- the LOC130692889 gene encoding DDB1- and CUL4-associated factor 8-like isoform X5: MDDSRQHLTESESSSTESDSHLESIRIMDFEDSQDSTSTNQSTSNTTVDSHRQNPELEVDSDGTPSIGSSGNMDDETFCGVGKHKPKHKWHALKAFTQRGLGISSHKTMDTVFNAHCYGSLRFVQRLELASKMDCHNGCVNALHFNSSGTRLASGSDDLSIIIWDWSRAEPVLNYDSGHRGNVFQAKFLPLCGDTHIVSCARDGHIRLAELSPSGSFHSTRRLGLHRGPAHKLAILPDTPHVFLTAGEDGVVFEVDVRQSKPNKLLTVKHSERKIALYSISGHPIDTNEFCVGGRDQFVRVYDRRYVSTDAESSPVSKSCPRHLVDSSVRAHVTSAVYNFNGSELLASYNDEDIYSFSSKSVEGADALHRYSGHRNNATVKGVNYYGPRSEFVISGSDCGNIFFWDSSTEAIVQCIPGDENGVVNCLEPHPSIPVLATSGLDDDVKIWTPKCFDEPQLWELKKTVKTNQQEREEERRREPDTISGELLWVLWRHVRRTERRRRQQQQQQQQQQQQHQRTPSQERNDENVSSSSDESDVSESDEGPRGVQCAPS; encoded by the exons ATGGACGATTCGAGGCAACATCTCACTGAATCGGAATCGTCTTCTACGGAATCGGACAGTCACCTGGAATCAATTAGAATCATGGATTTTGAGGACAGTCAAGATTCGACTTCTACAAACCAATCAACATCAAATACAACAGTTGATTCCCACAGACAAAATCCTGAACTGGAAGTTGATAGTG atGGAACACCTTCTATTGGAAGCAGTGGGAACATGGATGATGAAACTTTCTGTGGAGTAGGAAAGCATAAACCAAAACATAAGTGGCATGCGCTCAAAGCTTTTACTCAACG GGGCCTTGGGATTTCTAGTCATAAGACCATGGACACTGTGTTTAATGCACACTGCTATGGATCTCTGCGGTTTGTCCAACGTTTAGAACTAGCTTCAAAAATGGATTGTCATAATGGGTGTGTGAATGCTCTTCACTTTAACTCAAGTGGTACAAGACTTGCTAGCGGATCAGATGACCTTAGCATCATTATCTG GGACTGGAGCCGAGCAGAACCGGTCCTGAATTATGACAGTGGACATCGAGGAAACGTGTTCCAG GcaaaatttttaccgttatGCGGCGACACTCACATCGTTTCTTGTGCTCGAGACGGACATATAAGACTTGCAGAGTTGTCACCAAGCGGATCGTTTCATTCCACACGCAGGCTAGGCTTGCATCGCGGTCCCGCCCATAAATTAGCCATCCTTCCAGATACCCCTCACGTATTTTTAACGGCAGGAGAAGATGGAGTCGTTTTTGAAGTAGATGTCCGGCAAAGCAAACCTAAcaa GTTACTTACAGTAAAACATAGCGAACGCAAAATAGCGCTCTACAGCATATCCGGCCATCCAATCGATACAAATGAATTCTGCGTTGGTGGCCGAGACCAATTTGTTCGTGTCTATGACAGACGTTACGTATCCACGGATGCTGAATCATCCCCGGTTAGCAAATCATGTCCTCGGCATTTG GTCGATTCCTCAGTTCGCGCACATGTAACCAGCGCGGTTTACAACTTTAATGGGTCCGAGCTCTTAGCTAGCTACAATGATGAAGAC ATATATTCCTTTTCGTCGAAATCTGTTGAAGGAGCAGATGCACTTCATCGTTACAGT gGACATAGGAACAATGCAACTGTTAAGGGAGTGAACTATTATGGACCTAGGAGTGAATTTGTCATATCAGGTTCAG ATTGtggaaatattttcttctggGACAGTTCTACAGAAGCGATCGTCCAGTGTATCCCCGGCGATGAAAATGGAGTG GTCAATTGCTTAGAGCCACACCCAAGCATTCCCGTCCTAGCAACAAGCGGGTTGGACGACGATGTGAAAATTTGGACTCCAAAGTGTTTCGATGAACCCCAATTATGGGAACTCAAAAAG ACGgtaaaaacaaaccaacaagaaagagaagaggaacGACGCCGTGAGCCAGACACTATTTCGGGCGAACTTCTTTGGGTACTGTGGCGTCATGTTCGTAGAACCGAGAGGAGAAGACGG caacagcaacaacagcagcagcagcagcagcagcagcatcaacGTACACCAAGTCAGGAGAGGAATGATGAAAATGTGTCGTCCAGTAGTGATGAATCCGACGTATCGGAAAGTGATGAAGGTCCGCGAGGAGTCCAATGTGCACCGTCATGa
- the LOC130692889 gene encoding DDB1- and CUL4-associated factor 8-like isoform X4, whose protein sequence is MDDSRQHLTESESSSTESDSHLESIRIMDFEDSQDSTSTNQSTSNTTVDSHRQNPELEVDSDGTPSIGSSGNMDDETFCGVGKHKPKHKWHALKAFTQRGLGISSHKTMDTVFNAHCYGSLRFVQRLELASKMDCHNGCVNALHFNSSGTRLASGSDDLSIIIWDWSRAEPVLNYDSGHRGNVFQAKFLPLCGDTHIVSCARDGHIRLAELSPSGSFHSTRRLGLHRGPAHKLAILPDTPHVFLTAGEDGVVFEVDVRQSKPNKLLTVKHSERKIALYSISGHPIDTNEFCVGGRDQFVRVYDRRYVSTDAESSPVSKSCPRHLVDSSVRAHVTSAVYNFNGSELLASYNDEDIYSFSSKSVEGADALHRYSGHRNNATVKGVNYYGPRSEFVISGSDCGNIFFWDSSTEAIVQCIPGDENGVVNCLEPHPSIPVLATSGLDDDVKIWTPKCFDEPQLWELKKTVKTNQQEREEERRREPDTISGELLWVLWRHVRRTERRRRQQQQQQQQQQQQQQHQRTPSQERNDENVSSSSDESDVSESDEGPRGVQCAPS, encoded by the exons ATGGACGATTCGAGGCAACATCTCACTGAATCGGAATCGTCTTCTACGGAATCGGACAGTCACCTGGAATCAATTAGAATCATGGATTTTGAGGACAGTCAAGATTCGACTTCTACAAACCAATCAACATCAAATACAACAGTTGATTCCCACAGACAAAATCCTGAACTGGAAGTTGATAGTG atGGAACACCTTCTATTGGAAGCAGTGGGAACATGGATGATGAAACTTTCTGTGGAGTAGGAAAGCATAAACCAAAACATAAGTGGCATGCGCTCAAAGCTTTTACTCAACG GGGCCTTGGGATTTCTAGTCATAAGACCATGGACACTGTGTTTAATGCACACTGCTATGGATCTCTGCGGTTTGTCCAACGTTTAGAACTAGCTTCAAAAATGGATTGTCATAATGGGTGTGTGAATGCTCTTCACTTTAACTCAAGTGGTACAAGACTTGCTAGCGGATCAGATGACCTTAGCATCATTATCTG GGACTGGAGCCGAGCAGAACCGGTCCTGAATTATGACAGTGGACATCGAGGAAACGTGTTCCAG GcaaaatttttaccgttatGCGGCGACACTCACATCGTTTCTTGTGCTCGAGACGGACATATAAGACTTGCAGAGTTGTCACCAAGCGGATCGTTTCATTCCACACGCAGGCTAGGCTTGCATCGCGGTCCCGCCCATAAATTAGCCATCCTTCCAGATACCCCTCACGTATTTTTAACGGCAGGAGAAGATGGAGTCGTTTTTGAAGTAGATGTCCGGCAAAGCAAACCTAAcaa GTTACTTACAGTAAAACATAGCGAACGCAAAATAGCGCTCTACAGCATATCCGGCCATCCAATCGATACAAATGAATTCTGCGTTGGTGGCCGAGACCAATTTGTTCGTGTCTATGACAGACGTTACGTATCCACGGATGCTGAATCATCCCCGGTTAGCAAATCATGTCCTCGGCATTTG GTCGATTCCTCAGTTCGCGCACATGTAACCAGCGCGGTTTACAACTTTAATGGGTCCGAGCTCTTAGCTAGCTACAATGATGAAGAC ATATATTCCTTTTCGTCGAAATCTGTTGAAGGAGCAGATGCACTTCATCGTTACAGT gGACATAGGAACAATGCAACTGTTAAGGGAGTGAACTATTATGGACCTAGGAGTGAATTTGTCATATCAGGTTCAG ATTGtggaaatattttcttctggGACAGTTCTACAGAAGCGATCGTCCAGTGTATCCCCGGCGATGAAAATGGAGTG GTCAATTGCTTAGAGCCACACCCAAGCATTCCCGTCCTAGCAACAAGCGGGTTGGACGACGATGTGAAAATTTGGACTCCAAAGTGTTTCGATGAACCCCAATTATGGGAACTCAAAAAG ACGgtaaaaacaaaccaacaagaaagagaagaggaacGACGCCGTGAGCCAGACACTATTTCGGGCGAACTTCTTTGGGTACTGTGGCGTCATGTTCGTAGAACCGAGAGGAGAAGACGG cagcagcaacagcaacaacagcagcagcagcagcagcagcagcatcaacGTACACCAAGTCAGGAGAGGAATGATGAAAATGTGTCGTCCAGTAGTGATGAATCCGACGTATCGGAAAGTGATGAAGGTCCGCGAGGAGTCCAATGTGCACCGTCATGa
- the LOC130692889 gene encoding DDB1- and CUL4-associated factor 8-like isoform X6, which yields MDDSRQHLTESESSSTESDSHLESIRIMDFEDSQDSTSTNQSTSNTTVDSHRQNPELEVDSDGTPSIGSSGNMDDETFCGVGKHKPKHKWHALKAFTQRGLGISSHKTMDTVFNAHCYGSLRFVQRLELASKMDCHNGCVNALHFNSSGTRLASGSDDLSIIIWDWSRAEPVLNYDSGHRGNVFQAKFLPLCGDTHIVSCARDGHIRLAELSPSGSFHSTRRLGLHRGPAHKLAILPDTPHVFLTAGEDGVVFEVDVRQSKPNKLLTVKHSERKIALYSISGHPIDTNEFCVGGRDQFVRVYDRRYVSTDAESSPVSKSCPRHLVDSSVRAHVTSAVYNFNGSELLASYNDEDIYSFSSKSVEGADALHRYSGHRNNATVKGVNYYGPRSEFVISGSDCGNIFFWDSSTEAIVQCIPGDENGVVNCLEPHPSIPVLATSGLDDDVKIWTPKCFDEPQLWELKKTVKTNQQEREEERRREPDTISGELLWVLWRHVRRTERRRRQQQQQQQQQQHQRTPSQERNDENVSSSSDESDVSESDEGPRGVQCAPS from the exons ATGGACGATTCGAGGCAACATCTCACTGAATCGGAATCGTCTTCTACGGAATCGGACAGTCACCTGGAATCAATTAGAATCATGGATTTTGAGGACAGTCAAGATTCGACTTCTACAAACCAATCAACATCAAATACAACAGTTGATTCCCACAGACAAAATCCTGAACTGGAAGTTGATAGTG atGGAACACCTTCTATTGGAAGCAGTGGGAACATGGATGATGAAACTTTCTGTGGAGTAGGAAAGCATAAACCAAAACATAAGTGGCATGCGCTCAAAGCTTTTACTCAACG GGGCCTTGGGATTTCTAGTCATAAGACCATGGACACTGTGTTTAATGCACACTGCTATGGATCTCTGCGGTTTGTCCAACGTTTAGAACTAGCTTCAAAAATGGATTGTCATAATGGGTGTGTGAATGCTCTTCACTTTAACTCAAGTGGTACAAGACTTGCTAGCGGATCAGATGACCTTAGCATCATTATCTG GGACTGGAGCCGAGCAGAACCGGTCCTGAATTATGACAGTGGACATCGAGGAAACGTGTTCCAG GcaaaatttttaccgttatGCGGCGACACTCACATCGTTTCTTGTGCTCGAGACGGACATATAAGACTTGCAGAGTTGTCACCAAGCGGATCGTTTCATTCCACACGCAGGCTAGGCTTGCATCGCGGTCCCGCCCATAAATTAGCCATCCTTCCAGATACCCCTCACGTATTTTTAACGGCAGGAGAAGATGGAGTCGTTTTTGAAGTAGATGTCCGGCAAAGCAAACCTAAcaa GTTACTTACAGTAAAACATAGCGAACGCAAAATAGCGCTCTACAGCATATCCGGCCATCCAATCGATACAAATGAATTCTGCGTTGGTGGCCGAGACCAATTTGTTCGTGTCTATGACAGACGTTACGTATCCACGGATGCTGAATCATCCCCGGTTAGCAAATCATGTCCTCGGCATTTG GTCGATTCCTCAGTTCGCGCACATGTAACCAGCGCGGTTTACAACTTTAATGGGTCCGAGCTCTTAGCTAGCTACAATGATGAAGAC ATATATTCCTTTTCGTCGAAATCTGTTGAAGGAGCAGATGCACTTCATCGTTACAGT gGACATAGGAACAATGCAACTGTTAAGGGAGTGAACTATTATGGACCTAGGAGTGAATTTGTCATATCAGGTTCAG ATTGtggaaatattttcttctggGACAGTTCTACAGAAGCGATCGTCCAGTGTATCCCCGGCGATGAAAATGGAGTG GTCAATTGCTTAGAGCCACACCCAAGCATTCCCGTCCTAGCAACAAGCGGGTTGGACGACGATGTGAAAATTTGGACTCCAAAGTGTTTCGATGAACCCCAATTATGGGAACTCAAAAAG ACGgtaaaaacaaaccaacaagaaagagaagaggaacGACGCCGTGAGCCAGACACTATTTCGGGCGAACTTCTTTGGGTACTGTGGCGTCATGTTCGTAGAACCGAGAGGAGAAGACGG caacaacagcagcagcagcagcagcagcagcatcaacGTACACCAAGTCAGGAGAGGAATGATGAAAATGTGTCGTCCAGTAGTGATGAATCCGACGTATCGGAAAGTGATGAAGGTCCGCGAGGAGTCCAATGTGCACCGTCATGa
- the LOC130692889 gene encoding DDB1- and CUL4-associated factor 8-like isoform X2 — MDDSRQHLTESESSSTESDSHLESIRIMDFEDSQDSTSTNQSTSNTTVDSHRQNPELEVDSDGTPSIGSSGNMDDETFCGVGKHKPKHKWHALKAFTQRGLGISSHKTMDTVFNAHCYGSLRFVQRLELASKMDCHNGCVNALHFNSSGTRLASGSDDLSIIIWDWSRAEPVLNYDSGHRGNVFQAKFLPLCGDTHIVSCARDGHIRLAELSPSGSFHSTRRLGLHRGPAHKLAILPDTPHVFLTAGEDGVVFEVDVRQSKPNKLLTVKHSERKIALYSISGHPIDTNEFCVGGRDQFVRVYDRRYVSTDAESSPVSKSCPRHLVDSSVRAHVTSAVYNFNGSELLASYNDEDIYSFSSKSVEGADALHRYSGHRNNATVKGVNYYGPRSEFVISGSDCGNIFFWDSSTEAIVQCIPGDENGVVNCLEPHPSIPVLATSGLDDDVKIWTPKCFDEPQLWELKKTVKTNQQEREEERRREPDTISGELLWVLWRHVRRTERRRRQQQQQQQQQQQQQQQQHQRTPSQERNDENVSSSSDESDVSESDEGPRGVQCAPS; from the exons ATGGACGATTCGAGGCAACATCTCACTGAATCGGAATCGTCTTCTACGGAATCGGACAGTCACCTGGAATCAATTAGAATCATGGATTTTGAGGACAGTCAAGATTCGACTTCTACAAACCAATCAACATCAAATACAACAGTTGATTCCCACAGACAAAATCCTGAACTGGAAGTTGATAGTG atGGAACACCTTCTATTGGAAGCAGTGGGAACATGGATGATGAAACTTTCTGTGGAGTAGGAAAGCATAAACCAAAACATAAGTGGCATGCGCTCAAAGCTTTTACTCAACG GGGCCTTGGGATTTCTAGTCATAAGACCATGGACACTGTGTTTAATGCACACTGCTATGGATCTCTGCGGTTTGTCCAACGTTTAGAACTAGCTTCAAAAATGGATTGTCATAATGGGTGTGTGAATGCTCTTCACTTTAACTCAAGTGGTACAAGACTTGCTAGCGGATCAGATGACCTTAGCATCATTATCTG GGACTGGAGCCGAGCAGAACCGGTCCTGAATTATGACAGTGGACATCGAGGAAACGTGTTCCAG GcaaaatttttaccgttatGCGGCGACACTCACATCGTTTCTTGTGCTCGAGACGGACATATAAGACTTGCAGAGTTGTCACCAAGCGGATCGTTTCATTCCACACGCAGGCTAGGCTTGCATCGCGGTCCCGCCCATAAATTAGCCATCCTTCCAGATACCCCTCACGTATTTTTAACGGCAGGAGAAGATGGAGTCGTTTTTGAAGTAGATGTCCGGCAAAGCAAACCTAAcaa GTTACTTACAGTAAAACATAGCGAACGCAAAATAGCGCTCTACAGCATATCCGGCCATCCAATCGATACAAATGAATTCTGCGTTGGTGGCCGAGACCAATTTGTTCGTGTCTATGACAGACGTTACGTATCCACGGATGCTGAATCATCCCCGGTTAGCAAATCATGTCCTCGGCATTTG GTCGATTCCTCAGTTCGCGCACATGTAACCAGCGCGGTTTACAACTTTAATGGGTCCGAGCTCTTAGCTAGCTACAATGATGAAGAC ATATATTCCTTTTCGTCGAAATCTGTTGAAGGAGCAGATGCACTTCATCGTTACAGT gGACATAGGAACAATGCAACTGTTAAGGGAGTGAACTATTATGGACCTAGGAGTGAATTTGTCATATCAGGTTCAG ATTGtggaaatattttcttctggGACAGTTCTACAGAAGCGATCGTCCAGTGTATCCCCGGCGATGAAAATGGAGTG GTCAATTGCTTAGAGCCACACCCAAGCATTCCCGTCCTAGCAACAAGCGGGTTGGACGACGATGTGAAAATTTGGACTCCAAAGTGTTTCGATGAACCCCAATTATGGGAACTCAAAAAG ACGgtaaaaacaaaccaacaagaaagagaagaggaacGACGCCGTGAGCCAGACACTATTTCGGGCGAACTTCTTTGGGTACTGTGGCGTCATGTTCGTAGAACCGAGAGGAGAAGACGG cagcagcagcagcaacagcaacaacagcagcagcagcagcagcagcagcatcaacGTACACCAAGTCAGGAGAGGAATGATGAAAATGTGTCGTCCAGTAGTGATGAATCCGACGTATCGGAAAGTGATGAAGGTCCGCGAGGAGTCCAATGTGCACCGTCATGa
- the LOC130692889 gene encoding DDB1- and CUL4-associated factor 8-like isoform X3 yields MDDSRQHLTESESSSTESDSHLESIRIMDFEDSQDSTSTNQSTSNTTVDSHRQNPELEVDSDGTPSIGSSGNMDDETFCGVGKHKPKHKWHALKAFTQRGLGISSHKTMDTVFNAHCYGSLRFVQRLELASKMDCHNGCVNALHFNSSGTRLASGSDDLSIIIWDWSRAEPVLNYDSGHRGNVFQAKFLPLCGDTHIVSCARDGHIRLAELSPSGSFHSTRRLGLHRGPAHKLAILPDTPHVFLTAGEDGVVFEVDVRQSKPNKLLTVKHSERKIALYSISGHPIDTNEFCVGGRDQFVRVYDRRYVSTDAESSPVSKSCPRHLVDSSVRAHVTSAVYNFNGSELLASYNDEDIYSFSSKSVEGADALHRYSGHRNNATVKGVNYYGPRSEFVISGSDCGNIFFWDSSTEAIVQCIPGDENGVVNCLEPHPSIPVLATSGLDDDVKIWTPKCFDEPQLWELKKTVKTNQQEREEERRREPDTISGELLWVLWRHVRRTERRRRQQQQQQQQQQQQQQQHQRTPSQERNDENVSSSSDESDVSESDEGPRGVQCAPS; encoded by the exons ATGGACGATTCGAGGCAACATCTCACTGAATCGGAATCGTCTTCTACGGAATCGGACAGTCACCTGGAATCAATTAGAATCATGGATTTTGAGGACAGTCAAGATTCGACTTCTACAAACCAATCAACATCAAATACAACAGTTGATTCCCACAGACAAAATCCTGAACTGGAAGTTGATAGTG atGGAACACCTTCTATTGGAAGCAGTGGGAACATGGATGATGAAACTTTCTGTGGAGTAGGAAAGCATAAACCAAAACATAAGTGGCATGCGCTCAAAGCTTTTACTCAACG GGGCCTTGGGATTTCTAGTCATAAGACCATGGACACTGTGTTTAATGCACACTGCTATGGATCTCTGCGGTTTGTCCAACGTTTAGAACTAGCTTCAAAAATGGATTGTCATAATGGGTGTGTGAATGCTCTTCACTTTAACTCAAGTGGTACAAGACTTGCTAGCGGATCAGATGACCTTAGCATCATTATCTG GGACTGGAGCCGAGCAGAACCGGTCCTGAATTATGACAGTGGACATCGAGGAAACGTGTTCCAG GcaaaatttttaccgttatGCGGCGACACTCACATCGTTTCTTGTGCTCGAGACGGACATATAAGACTTGCAGAGTTGTCACCAAGCGGATCGTTTCATTCCACACGCAGGCTAGGCTTGCATCGCGGTCCCGCCCATAAATTAGCCATCCTTCCAGATACCCCTCACGTATTTTTAACGGCAGGAGAAGATGGAGTCGTTTTTGAAGTAGATGTCCGGCAAAGCAAACCTAAcaa GTTACTTACAGTAAAACATAGCGAACGCAAAATAGCGCTCTACAGCATATCCGGCCATCCAATCGATACAAATGAATTCTGCGTTGGTGGCCGAGACCAATTTGTTCGTGTCTATGACAGACGTTACGTATCCACGGATGCTGAATCATCCCCGGTTAGCAAATCATGTCCTCGGCATTTG GTCGATTCCTCAGTTCGCGCACATGTAACCAGCGCGGTTTACAACTTTAATGGGTCCGAGCTCTTAGCTAGCTACAATGATGAAGAC ATATATTCCTTTTCGTCGAAATCTGTTGAAGGAGCAGATGCACTTCATCGTTACAGT gGACATAGGAACAATGCAACTGTTAAGGGAGTGAACTATTATGGACCTAGGAGTGAATTTGTCATATCAGGTTCAG ATTGtggaaatattttcttctggGACAGTTCTACAGAAGCGATCGTCCAGTGTATCCCCGGCGATGAAAATGGAGTG GTCAATTGCTTAGAGCCACACCCAAGCATTCCCGTCCTAGCAACAAGCGGGTTGGACGACGATGTGAAAATTTGGACTCCAAAGTGTTTCGATGAACCCCAATTATGGGAACTCAAAAAG ACGgtaaaaacaaaccaacaagaaagagaagaggaacGACGCCGTGAGCCAGACACTATTTCGGGCGAACTTCTTTGGGTACTGTGGCGTCATGTTCGTAGAACCGAGAGGAGAAGACGG cagcagcagcaacagcaacaacagcagcagcagcagcagcagcagcatcaacGTACACCAAGTCAGGAGAGGAATGATGAAAATGTGTCGTCCAGTAGTGATGAATCCGACGTATCGGAAAGTGATGAAGGTCCGCGAGGAGTCCAATGTGCACCGTCATGa